A window of bacterium genomic DNA:
GGCTGGGCCTGACCTGGCTGTTTGTCATCTCGGCGCTCTGCGGGCTGTTGCCGTTCCTGGTGCTGCACAAGCTGGCGTTTGAGGAGGTGTAGGGTTCGCATTTTTAAAGATTATATGATGAAATAAGGTGATATAAAATCATATGGGAAAAGTATTTCAACATAACGAAGGGGTGACTGAGGCTGAAAGATATTTGCAATATTTATGCAATAAAACATTTTTGTCTATGTGGAGTTATCCTGGATTGTTTAAAAGTCCAGGGAAGGAATTGTGTGATTTGTTGGTCGTTTTTGATAACCACATAATCATTTTTTCAGATAAATATTGTAAATTCCCGGAAACTGATTGTCTATCAAAGGATTGGAGCCGCTGGTATAAAAGAGCTATTGAGAAATCAGTGTATCAGGCTTGGGGAGCAGAACGTTGGATAAAGAATTTCCCAGAAAGAATTTTTACGGATAGAAAAGCAAAAGACAAATTGCCATTTTTGCTACCGGATATCGGAGATGCAAATATTTCACTAATTGTTGTAGCCCATGATGTGGCAAGGAGATGTGCTAAGGATTTGGGAGGTAGCGGAAGTTTAATGATACGATCCGATTTGGATGGGATTCAAAATGTTGCTAAGCCTTTCTTTATAGGTGATTATGATAAATCGAAGACTTTTGTGCATATTCTGGACGACATTACGTTAAACGCTATATTAGGCAAGCTCGATACTATTGCTGATTTTACCTCATATTTAACAAAAAAAGAACAGCTGTTTAGGTCGGATAAAATAGTTATAGCGGCGGGCGAAGAAGATTTATTAGCACACTATCTTGCTAATATTGATAGAGACGGTATGCATGGTTTTGATCTGCCACCGAGTGTGAATTTAGTGGATTTTCCTGAAGGACTTTGGTTTGGCTTTATACATAGTGATACATTTAGAAAGCAGCAAGAAGAAGATACTATAAGTTATTTTTGGGATGATCTTATAGACAGATCAAGTAATCATGCATTCGATGGCACACAATATTTTGCAGAACCTTCTGGAATACTATCAACTGAGAGAATCCTTAGACTTCTCGCAAAAGAATCGAGACTAAGTCGACGGGCTTTGTCAAAAGCATTTATCGATCTCTTGAACAAAACGCCTTCTGATAAGCAAGCCACACGTTACTGTTTGTCTGGTGATAAGCGTAACTCTGGGACCACATATGTGTTTATGTTATACCCCAGGAAGGAAGATATAGAAGATAAGGAGTATAGAGAACAAAGGAAAGCGCTGCTAAAAGCTTTTTCTTATATTGCAAAAATGCGGATACCTGATTCAAAAAATATTATAGGTATTGCTACAGAATCGGGAGAACACATTGATGAAAGATCAGAAGACCTGCTTTATCTTGATGCATCCAATTGGACAAATGAGCAACAAGAAAGCACCAGACAATTAATGGATGATTTTAAGCTTAAATCATATGTCAAAAAAAGCAAAATCATCGAAGAAGAATATCCGGATGTTACTACATATGACAAAGTACAGGATGGGACAATACGAGAAAGCCTAAATAGAAACAAACCATGCCCTTGTGGCTCAGGGAAAAAATACAAAAAATGCTGTCAATATAATAATATGAATACTTCTTAATTGTAAAAATAGCGTAATGATGTTCTTGTAGTCTCACT
This region includes:
- a CDS encoding SEC-C domain-containing protein translates to MGKVFQHNEGVTEAERYLQYLCNKTFLSMWSYPGLFKSPGKELCDLLVVFDNHIIIFSDKYCKFPETDCLSKDWSRWYKRAIEKSVYQAWGAERWIKNFPERIFTDRKAKDKLPFLLPDIGDANISLIVVAHDVARRCAKDLGGSGSLMIRSDLDGIQNVAKPFFIGDYDKSKTFVHILDDITLNAILGKLDTIADFTSYLTKKEQLFRSDKIVIAAGEEDLLAHYLANIDRDGMHGFDLPPSVNLVDFPEGLWFGFIHSDTFRKQQEEDTISYFWDDLIDRSSNHAFDGTQYFAEPSGILSTERILRLLAKESRLSRRALSKAFIDLLNKTPSDKQATRYCLSGDKRNSGTTYVFMLYPRKEDIEDKEYREQRKALLKAFSYIAKMRIPDSKNIIGIATESGEHIDERSEDLLYLDASNWTNEQQESTRQLMDDFKLKSYVKKSKIIEEEYPDVTTYDKVQDGTIRESLNRNKPCPCGSGKKYKKCCQYNNMNTS